Genomic segment of Xanthomonas sp. DAR 35659:
GCGGCGGCTGCGCGGCGCGCGAATAGGCATGCACCTGCCAGCCATCGGCCAGCAGGCCCTGCAGCACGCGCTCGCCGATCTGGCCGCTGCCGCCGAACAGCAGCGCCACGCGCGCGCCGGCCGCGTGCACGGGCGCGGAGGAGGCAGCGGCGGCGACGGTGGGCGATACGGTCATCGCACAAGCATAGCGAGCGCGCGCCGTCGCGCCCAATGCCGCCGCCGCGCCGCATGCGAATGAAGCCTTGCGGCCGAGCGCGATGCGGGCGTCGCAACTGGCTATCCGGGCTGCGCACCGCCCCCGCCCGGCGTGTCGGCCTGCGCCATCGCGGCACGCTCGCAGGCGCATCACTCCAGGCGCGGTAACGTGTGCGGATGACCTCGCATGCGCCGTTTTCCATCGCAGGCGGACGCCATTGGGCGCCTGTTACACTCGGGCCCCTGCTCGCGAATCTCGTATTCCCTGCATGATCCCCGTTCTGGACATCCTGCTGGCCTTGCCATTCCTGATGGCGGCCGCCGTCGTCGCCTTGCGCCAGCGTTCGCGCGCCACGCTGGCCTGGGCCGCGGCGGCCGCGCCCTTGGCCGGGCTGGTGCTGCTGGGCATGCTGGCGCCGAGCGTGCTCGACGGCGACATTGTCCGCGCCGACCACGCCTGGCTGCCGCAGATCGGCCTGCAGTTCTCGCTGCGCCTGGACGGGCTGGCGTGGATGTTCGCCGGCCTGGTGCTGGCGATCGGCGCGCTGGTGGTGATGTACGCGCACTACTACCTGGGCGCGCGCGAGAACGTGGCCCGCTTCTATGGCTATCTGCTGCTGTTCATGGGCGCGATGCTGGGCATGGTCATCGCCGGCAATCTGCTGCTGCTGATGGTGTTCTGGGAACTGACCAGCATCAGCTCGTTCCTGCTGATCGGCTTCTGGTCGCACCGCAAGGACGCGCGCGATGGCGCGCGCATGGCGCTGGTGATCACCGGCGGCGGCGGCCTGGCCCTGCTCGGCGGCGTGCTGCTGCTCGGCCGCATCGTCGGCAGCTACCAGCTCGACGCGGTGCTCGCCGCCGGCGATGCGATCCACGCCAGCGCGCTGTATCCGTGGGCGCTGGGGCTGATCCTGCTCGGCATCTTCACCAAGAGCGCGCAGTTCCCGTTCCACTTCTGGCTGCCGCACGCGATGGCCGCGCCCACGCCGGTGTCGGCCTATTTGCACTCGGCGACGATGGTCAAGGCCGGCGTGTTCCTGCTGGCGCGGCTGCATCCGGCGCTGGCCGGCAGCGACCTGTTCTTCTACACGGTCAGCGGCATTGGCGCGATCACCCTGCTCACCGGCGCCTGGTTCGCGATCTTCCAGCACGACCTCAAGGGCCTGCTGGCGTATTCGACGATCTCGCACCTGGGCCTGATCACCATGCTGTTCGGCCTGTCCACGCCGATGGCGGTGGTGGCGGGCGTGTTCCACATCCTCAACCACGCGGTGTTCAAGGCCTCGCTGTTCATGGCCGCCGGCATCATCGACCACGAAACCCACACCCGCGACATGCGCCGGCTCGGCAATCTGCGCCGCTGGATGCCGGTGACCAGCGCACTGGCGATCATCGCCTCGCTGGCGATGGCGGGCATTCCGCTGCTCAACGGCTTCCTGTCCAAGGAAATGTTCTTCGCCGAGGCGCTGGGCGCGGACGGGCCGGCGGCGATGCGCGTGTTCACCGCCGGCGCGGCGCTGCTGGCCGGCGTGTTCGGCGTGGCCTACAGCCTGCGCTTCGTCTACGAGACGTTCTTCGGCAGCGGGCCGCGCGACCTGGAGGCGATGCCGCACGAGCCGCCGCGCTGGATGAAGATTCCGGTGGAGATCTTGGTGCTGCTGTGCGTGGCGGTCGGCGTGGCGCCGGCGCTGACGGTGGCGCCGGTGCTGCGCACCGCGGCCGGCGCGATCCTCGGCGACGCGCTGCCCGCGTACAGCCTGGCGGTGTGGCACGGCTGGAACGCGCCGCTGGCGATGAGCATCGCCGGTGTGGTCGGCGGCGTGGCGCTGTACTTCGGCCTGCGCCGGCTGACCGCGCTGTACACCGAGGTGCGCCGCTCGCTGGGCAAGCGCGTGTTCCACTGGCACGTGGAAACGCTGTTCGGCATCGCCGCACGCTTCACCCGGCTGCTGACCAACGGCAGCCTGCAGCGCAGCCTGCGCTGGCTGCTGCTGGCGGCGGTGGTGGTCGCGGCCGCGCCGTTCGTCGCCGCGCCGGCGCCGTGGACGCAGTGGCCGGCGCCGCAGCCGATGCCGTTGCTGGGCTGGGCGCTGTGGCTATTGATCGTCAGCTGCGCGCTGGCCGCGCTGTTCCTGTACCGGCAACGCCTGCTGGCGGTGCTGGTGATCGGCGGCAGCGGCCTGGGCGTGAGCCTGGTGTTCGTGTTCCTGTCGGCGCCGGACCTGGCGCTGACCCAGTTGCTGGTGGAGATGGTCACCCTGGTGCTGATGCTGCTGGCGATGAACTACCTGCCCAAGGCCTCGCCGCTGGAGCCGGGGCGCTGGCGCCAGCTGCGCGACGCGGTGCTGGCGATCGCCGCCGGCACCGGCATGGCGCTGCTGGCGTATTCGGTGATGACCCGGCCGGCGGACACGATGGCCGGCGAACTGCTGCGGCGCGCGCTGCCGGAAGGCTACGGACGCAACGTGGTCAACGTGATCCTGGTGGATTTCCGCGGCTTCGACACCTTCGGCGAGATCACCGTGTTCGGCATCGCCGCGCTGGTGGTGCACGCGCTGCTGCGGCGCGCGCGGATGGCGCCGGAGAAGGTGATGCCGGGGCCGCCGATCAAGCTGCCGGTGCCGGCCGACCTGGCGCAGCTGATGTTCCCGCTGACCCTGACCGTGTCGATCTTCCTGTTCCTGCGCGGCCACAACGCGCCCGGCGGCGGCTTCATCGCCGGGCTGGTGCTGGCGGTGCCGCTGCTGATGCAGTACGTGATCCAGGGCGCGGCCTCGGTGGAATCGCGCTTCGGTTTCGACTACATCCGCTGCATCGGCCTGGGCCTGCTGCTGGCCGCGCTCGGCGGCATGGCCTCGATGGCGTTCGGCGTGCCGTTCCTGACCAGCGGCCACTACGACCTGCGCCTGCCGCTGATCGGCGACATTCCGCTGGCCAGCGCGCTGGGCTTCGATACCGGCGTGTACCTGGTGGTGTTCGGCGGCACCATGCTGACCCTGTCGATGATGGGCACGATCAAGCCCTCGCGCACCCGCGCGTCGCAGCGCGGCTGGATCGATCCGGCGCAACGTTCGCCACGCACCGGGGAGATGCGCTGATGGAACTGGCATTGGCGAGCGCGATCGGCGTGCTGACCGCGGTCGGCGTCTATCTGATGCTGCGCGCGCGCAGCTTCGACGTGATCCTGGGCATGACCGCGCTGTCCTACGCCACCAACCTGCTGATCTTCGCCGGCGGCCGGCTGGTGCAGGGCAAGGCGCCGGTGCTGCGCGACGGCGTGGCGCCGACCCTGGCCGAACACGCCGATCCGCTGCCGCAGGCGCTGGTGCTGACCGCGATCGTGATCGCCTTCGCGATGACCGCGGTGAGCATCGTGCTGGCGATGCGCAGCCGCAGCGACAACCACAGCGACCACGTCGATGCGCGCGTCGATCACGATGGCGACAGCGCGCTATGAACCATCTCGTCATCCTGCCGATCCTGATCCCGCTGCTCGGCGCGGCCGTGTCGCTGTTCGTGGAGCACCGCCGCTACGGCCGCCACGTGCGCCGCGCGGTGGCCTGGACCGCGATGGCGGCACTGGCGGCGGCGGTGGTCGCGTTGTTCGCGCGCGCCGGCGACGGCCAGGTGCAGGTCTACCTGCTCGGCGACTGGCCGTCGCGGCTGGGCATCGCCTTGATGGCCGACCGCCTGTCGGCGTGGATGCTGCTGACCACCACCCTGCTCGCCGCAGCCTGCCTGCTGCACGCCTGCGCCGGCTGGGACCGGCGCGCGCCGCACTTCCATGCGCTGTTCCAGTTCCAACTGGCCGGGCTCAACGGCGCGTTCCTGACCGGCGACGTGTTCAACCTGTTCGTGTTCTTCGAGGTGATGCTGATCGCCTCCTACGGCCTGCTGCTCAGCGGCGGGCGCGGCCTGCGCCTGCGCGTGGGCTTCCATTACGTGGTGTTCAACGTCACCTCCTCCACCGTGTTCCTGATCGCGCTGGGCCTGCTGTACGCGCTGCTCGGCTCGCTGAACATGGCCGAGCTGTCGCAACGCGTCGCGCAGGCGCCGCCGCAGAACGTGGCGCTGATCAAGACCG
This window contains:
- a CDS encoding Na+/H+ antiporter subunit C produces the protein MELALASAIGVLTAVGVYLMLRARSFDVILGMTALSYATNLLIFAGGRLVQGKAPVLRDGVAPTLAEHADPLPQALVLTAIVIAFAMTAVSIVLAMRSRSDNHSDHVDARVDHDGDSAL
- a CDS encoding monovalent cation/H+ antiporter subunit A; translated protein: MIPVLDILLALPFLMAAAVVALRQRSRATLAWAAAAAPLAGLVLLGMLAPSVLDGDIVRADHAWLPQIGLQFSLRLDGLAWMFAGLVLAIGALVVMYAHYYLGARENVARFYGYLLLFMGAMLGMVIAGNLLLLMVFWELTSISSFLLIGFWSHRKDARDGARMALVITGGGGLALLGGVLLLGRIVGSYQLDAVLAAGDAIHASALYPWALGLILLGIFTKSAQFPFHFWLPHAMAAPTPVSAYLHSATMVKAGVFLLARLHPALAGSDLFFYTVSGIGAITLLTGAWFAIFQHDLKGLLAYSTISHLGLITMLFGLSTPMAVVAGVFHILNHAVFKASLFMAAGIIDHETHTRDMRRLGNLRRWMPVTSALAIIASLAMAGIPLLNGFLSKEMFFAEALGADGPAAMRVFTAGAALLAGVFGVAYSLRFVYETFFGSGPRDLEAMPHEPPRWMKIPVEILVLLCVAVGVAPALTVAPVLRTAAGAILGDALPAYSLAVWHGWNAPLAMSIAGVVGGVALYFGLRRLTALYTEVRRSLGKRVFHWHVETLFGIAARFTRLLTNGSLQRSLRWLLLAAVVVAAAPFVAAPAPWTQWPAPQPMPLLGWALWLLIVSCALAALFLYRQRLLAVLVIGGSGLGVSLVFVFLSAPDLALTQLLVEMVTLVLMLLAMNYLPKASPLEPGRWRQLRDAVLAIAAGTGMALLAYSVMTRPADTMAGELLRRALPEGYGRNVVNVILVDFRGFDTFGEITVFGIAALVVHALLRRARMAPEKVMPGPPIKLPVPADLAQLMFPLTLTVSIFLFLRGHNAPGGGFIAGLVLAVPLLMQYVIQGAASVESRFGFDYIRCIGLGLLLAALGGMASMAFGVPFLTSGHYDLRLPLIGDIPLASALGFDTGVYLVVFGGTMLTLSMMGTIKPSRTRASQRGWIDPAQRSPRTGEMR